From Osmerus mordax isolate fOsmMor3 chromosome 8, fOsmMor3.pri, whole genome shotgun sequence, a single genomic window includes:
- the fam167ab gene encoding protein FAM167A — protein MEVCPVPQMKVDSASDQVQEEEVKEVEHQEEVCSTSDDHLGTLKALTEKLRLETRRPSYLEWKARLEAQSTKRSVVPQEQLGPDLEESTRQDKHKEKDLNSGPLKGFENIDEAIIWLRKELIEMRLQDQQLARQLMRLRSDINKLKIEQTCHLHRRMLNDATFGLEERDELSDLLCDCPVTPGFGLSAPLRLIGVTKMNINSRRFSLC, from the exons ATGGAGGTCTGTCCAGTTCCTCAGATGAAGGTGGACAGCGCCAGTGACCAGGTCCAGGAAGAGGAGGTCAAGGAAGTTGAGCaccaggaggaggtgtgttCCACCTCAGATGACCACCTGGGGACCTTGAAGGCCTTGACGGAGAAACTGAGGCTGGAGACCCGGAGGCCGTCCTACCTGGAGTGGAAAGCCCGGTTAGAGGCTCAGAGCACCAAACGCTCAGTTGTACCGCAGGAGCAGCTTGGACCGGACCTGGAGGAGTCCACGAGGCAGGACAAGCACAAAGAGAAGGACCTGAACTCGGGACCGCTGAAGGGGTTCGAAAACATTGATGAGGCGATTATCTGGCTGAGGAAAGAGCTG ATAGAGATGCGTCTACAGGACCAGCAGTTGGCCAGGCAACTCATGCGTCTCCGCAGCGACATCAACAAGCTGAAGATCGAGCAGACATGCCACTTGCACCGCCGCATGCTCAACGATGCCACCTTTGGCCTGGAGGAGCGTGATGAGTTGTCTGATCTTCTGTGCGACTGTCCAGTCACGCCGGGCTTTGGTCTTTCTGCACCGCTGCGCCTCATCGGTGTCACCAAGATGAACATCAACTCCCGCCGGTTCTCACTCTGCTAA
- the ccm2 gene encoding cerebral cavernous malformations protein 2 homolog isoform X2, whose product MEDDVKKVKKPGIVSPFKRVFLKGEKGRDKKAQEKSTERRVLHTFSLSLPDHRIDPDILLNDYIEKEVKYLGQLTSVPGYLNPSSRTEVLQLIDNARKSHQLAGQLTSEQDAVVSLSAYNVKLVWRDGEDIILRVPIHDIAAVSYIRDDSLHLVVLKTAQESGGSPCPSSCPELSKSQTLSSLSESGAVLVEVCCLLVLAVENKAAAEELCLLLGQVFQMVYTESTIDFLDRAIFDGATTPTRHLSLYSDDSSSKVDVKEAFEAEASTFSFQDSLEAGDNSPSPTSTPASPQTKTASEGELSTTAAELLQDYMTTLRTKLSSQEIQQFATLLHEYRNGASIHEFCINLRQLYGDSRKFLLLGLRPFIPEKDSQHFENFLETIGVKDGRGIITDSFGRYRRTASSASDSTTNGNGAAGGGASGGSNEGLAPSEGDEWDRMLSDISNDIEALGCSMDLEAVTP is encoded by the exons ATGGAGGATGATGTGAAAAAAGTTAAAAAG CCTGGAATCGTGTCTCCGTTCAAGCGGGTGTTtctgaagggagagaagggtcgTGACAAGAAGGCCCAAGAGAAGTCCACAGAGAGGCGCGTCCTCcacaccttctccctctccctgccagaTCACCGCATCGACCCTGACATCCTGCTCAACGACTACATAGAGAAGGAGGTCAAG tatCTAGGGCAGCTGACCTCAGTGCCAGGATACCTCAACCCCTCCAGTCGGACAGAGGTTCTGCAGCTCATTGATAATGCAAGG aaGTCCCACCAGCTGGCTGGTCAGCTCACGTCGGAGCAGGACGCCGTGGTGAGCCTGTCTGCGTACAACGTTAAGCTGGTCTGGCGTGATGGCGAGGACATCATCCTGCGCGTGCCCATCCACGACATCGCAGCAGTCTCCTACATCCGTGACGACTCGCTGCACCTGGTAGTGCTCAAAACAG cccaggAGTCTGGGGGCtccccctgccccagctcctGTCCAGAGCTGTCCAAGTCCCAGACTCTGAGCTCCCTCTCTGAGAGCGGGGCCGTGCTGGTGGAGGTCTGCTGTCTGCTAGTGCTGGCCGTAGAGAACaag GCTGCAGCTGAGGAGCTGTGCCTGCTCCTCGGCCAGGTCTTCCAGATGGTTTACACTGAGTCCACCATCGACTTCCTGGACAGGGCCATCTTTGACGGAGCCACGACCCCCACcaggcacctctctctctacagcg ATGACTCCTCCAGCAAGGTGGACGTCAAAGAGGCCTTTGAGGCCGAGGCCAGCACGTT TTCTTTCCAGGACTCTCTGGAGGCGGGCGACAATTCTCCGTCGCCGACCTCCACGCCGGCCTCACCTCAGACTAAGACGGCCAGCGAGGGCGAGCTGAGCACCACCGCTGCAGAGCTGCTGCAGGACTACATGACCacg TTGAGGACTAAGCTGTCATCTCAAGAGATCCAGCAGTTTGCCACCCTGCTGCATGAGTATCGTAACGGCGCCTCCATCCACGAGTTCTGCATCAACCTCCGCCAGCTCTACGGCGACAGCAGGAAGTTCCTTCTACTGG GCTTGAGGCCCTTCATCCCTGAGAAGGACAGCCAGCACTTTGAGAACTTCCTGGAGACCATCGGCGTGAAGGACGGCCGCGGCATCATCACGGACAGCTTCGGCCGCTACCGCCGCACCGCCAGCTCGGCCTCGGACTCCACCACCAACGGGAACGGGGCTGCGGGGGGTGGAGCCAGCGGGGGCTCGAACGAGGGGCTGGCGCCCTCCGAGGGAGACGAATGGGACCGCATGCTCTCTGACATCAGCAACGACATCGAGGCGCTGGGCTGCAGCATGGACCTGGAGGCCGTCACACCCTGA
- the ccm2 gene encoding cerebral cavernous malformations protein 2 homolog isoform X1 gives MLRYNGPQTHSHITCQPSPVRYWRQRVLLLPSPDPAPVSGLTEGHLPPAGLMENEPGIVSPFKRVFLKGEKGRDKKAQEKSTERRVLHTFSLSLPDHRIDPDILLNDYIEKEVKYLGQLTSVPGYLNPSSRTEVLQLIDNARKSHQLAGQLTSEQDAVVSLSAYNVKLVWRDGEDIILRVPIHDIAAVSYIRDDSLHLVVLKTAQESGGSPCPSSCPELSKSQTLSSLSESGAVLVEVCCLLVLAVENKAAAEELCLLLGQVFQMVYTESTIDFLDRAIFDGATTPTRHLSLYSDDSSSKVDVKEAFEAEASTFSFQDSLEAGDNSPSPTSTPASPQTKTASEGELSTTAAELLQDYMTTLRTKLSSQEIQQFATLLHEYRNGASIHEFCINLRQLYGDSRKFLLLGLRPFIPEKDSQHFENFLETIGVKDGRGIITDSFGRYRRTASSASDSTTNGNGAAGGGASGGSNEGLAPSEGDEWDRMLSDISNDIEALGCSMDLEAVTP, from the exons ATGCTGAGGTATAACGGGCCACAGACGCACTCACACATCACTTGCCAACCGTCACCTGTGAGATACTGGAGGCAGCGGGTTCTGTTGCTGCCAAGCCCAGACCCAGCACCTGTCTCTGGGCTGACCGAGGGGCACCTCCCCCCAGCAGGGCTCATGGAGAATGAG CCTGGAATCGTGTCTCCGTTCAAGCGGGTGTTtctgaagggagagaagggtcgTGACAAGAAGGCCCAAGAGAAGTCCACAGAGAGGCGCGTCCTCcacaccttctccctctccctgccagaTCACCGCATCGACCCTGACATCCTGCTCAACGACTACATAGAGAAGGAGGTCAAG tatCTAGGGCAGCTGACCTCAGTGCCAGGATACCTCAACCCCTCCAGTCGGACAGAGGTTCTGCAGCTCATTGATAATGCAAGG aaGTCCCACCAGCTGGCTGGTCAGCTCACGTCGGAGCAGGACGCCGTGGTGAGCCTGTCTGCGTACAACGTTAAGCTGGTCTGGCGTGATGGCGAGGACATCATCCTGCGCGTGCCCATCCACGACATCGCAGCAGTCTCCTACATCCGTGACGACTCGCTGCACCTGGTAGTGCTCAAAACAG cccaggAGTCTGGGGGCtccccctgccccagctcctGTCCAGAGCTGTCCAAGTCCCAGACTCTGAGCTCCCTCTCTGAGAGCGGGGCCGTGCTGGTGGAGGTCTGCTGTCTGCTAGTGCTGGCCGTAGAGAACaag GCTGCAGCTGAGGAGCTGTGCCTGCTCCTCGGCCAGGTCTTCCAGATGGTTTACACTGAGTCCACCATCGACTTCCTGGACAGGGCCATCTTTGACGGAGCCACGACCCCCACcaggcacctctctctctacagcg ATGACTCCTCCAGCAAGGTGGACGTCAAAGAGGCCTTTGAGGCCGAGGCCAGCACGTT TTCTTTCCAGGACTCTCTGGAGGCGGGCGACAATTCTCCGTCGCCGACCTCCACGCCGGCCTCACCTCAGACTAAGACGGCCAGCGAGGGCGAGCTGAGCACCACCGCTGCAGAGCTGCTGCAGGACTACATGACCacg TTGAGGACTAAGCTGTCATCTCAAGAGATCCAGCAGTTTGCCACCCTGCTGCATGAGTATCGTAACGGCGCCTCCATCCACGAGTTCTGCATCAACCTCCGCCAGCTCTACGGCGACAGCAGGAAGTTCCTTCTACTGG GCTTGAGGCCCTTCATCCCTGAGAAGGACAGCCAGCACTTTGAGAACTTCCTGGAGACCATCGGCGTGAAGGACGGCCGCGGCATCATCACGGACAGCTTCGGCCGCTACCGCCGCACCGCCAGCTCGGCCTCGGACTCCACCACCAACGGGAACGGGGCTGCGGGGGGTGGAGCCAGCGGGGGCTCGAACGAGGGGCTGGCGCCCTCCGAGGGAGACGAATGGGACCGCATGCTCTCTGACATCAGCAACGACATCGAGGCGCTGGGCTGCAGCATGGACCTGGAGGCCGTCACACCCTGA